ttaatgttttgttaatATTATTGCTGGTATGCGTCCCATGAAGTTATACAGGGTGCCCCAAACTTGGAATTCTAGTTTATAACTCTCTTGTTATGGCCCATAAATTCTCTTTTGGGACTCTTAAGATCCTTTCCTGACAGCAGACCTTGGTAGGGGCTTCTTGAGGCTCCCAGACCGCCGGGCAGTTGTCCATAACTTTGGATCTCAGTGAGCAGGAACTTCAGTCGTTATGTTCCTTTCTAAATTCTAATCTCATTATGCAAATTACTCAACATtttccccaaaactcttgaaataatACTCATTTCAATAAGTATTATCAAAGAAAAGCCATTGTTAGGACACAAGATGTTTCATTACATCTTTCTTTCCCAAGAAAATTCTGCAAAGAATGATGTGGTATAGGCTGgatgtgttggctcatgcctgtaatcccagtactttgggaggctgtggcgggcggatcacctgaggtcaggagttcgaaaccaacctggccaacatgatgaaaccccgtctctaccaaaaatacaaaaatcagccgggtgtggtggcacatacctgtggtcccagctacttaggaggctgagacaggagaatcgcttgaaaccaggaggcagaggatgctgcgagccaagattgtgccactgcactccagcctgggtggcagagtgagaccctttcccccccccaaaaaaaaatggTGTGGTATAGTTCATCGGTGTTGGGGAAAAGGTGATCTTCTGAATTCATTTACACAAATAACacgtataaaataaaaatgaatatttttattgaacAGTAATTGAACATCTAGTAACTTAAATTTATATTAAGTAAAGcttaagacaatttttaaaacaatttaaactcTAAGACAGCTGAGAGAACTTTAAGCAATCCATGGATGTCAAATAGGATTTTTCTACCAACTACATCACTTGTAAGCATAAACAATTTTTActgcaacaatttttaaaacaaactcatAAAACAGCTAAATTTTAAGCAATGCATGGATGTCAAATAGGATTTTTCTACCAACTACATCACTTGTAAGTATAAACAGTTTTTATTGCAGCAATTTTCAAAACAAACTCATAAAACAGCTAAATTTTAAGCAATGCATGGATGTTAAATAGGATTTTTCTACCAACTGTATCAAATGGTTATGTGTAagtataaacaatttttattgcAACTTATTcttaaaagttaattaaaataaatgttttcaaatatgaGAGATTTTTATATTCCTATCTGGTATCTTATAGGAGATGCTTGCCCCAGGAGGACTTCCTGGAATGTAATCCTATGGGAGTTCCCAACCATAAAACTTCAAGAAAATTTAATGCATAGAGTAAACAATGTCATGTgattaaatttaatttagttcTTACCAGCTTCAGTGTGCTTAAATTAATCAATATTATTAACATATTGATTCAGAAAATGTGGATAATCCCAAGTTATTTGCTCTGAGGAGATGGATTATCTGGTTAGGAATTCATCTACACACtacttcttgttttccttttctaaggctctgtgtgtatgtgtgtgtgcatagccGGCCAGGAGCTCTGTGCCATCGTGGCTGTACACAATGCAGGTGATGTTTGTTGGAAAATCACAATTAACCAGATGATGAAGAGTGAATTTCTTGAGTActccattgttttctttctcatcaaTTCTCCTCTGGTCATAAATCCTTACAAACCGATCATGTCCACCCACTGCGAATTGGTAAATATTGGCAGGATTCATAGAGATTGTATACAGTCCCACTTTCTTATTCTTCTCTCTTGTTACTACAACTTttgaagctgtgtgtgtgtgtggccaagTGTTAGGAATTAATCTACACActacttctcttttccttttctgagactgtgtgtatgtgtgtgtcagtATTCAAAGAACTATGGTTTGCCTTATTTTACCTCTAAAGAATAAACACGTTTATGAAATTTTCAACTCAACTGAAGAActttatcttcaaaataaattggtaaaagatgaaaaaagtaaaaaagtaatagCTTTCAGAATGTCTGAAATGAGCAGATACATCTAATAAGGCCAttaattttttcaacaaaattaTGCAATTTTAGAGGTCAATTATAAGGGAACAAAGGAAAAGAGGCATAAATAAGTTGCGTATGTACTCATATAAGGGGTaacaaaaacagaagacaaaaagcaaatctATTAATCAATTGACAATTCTAAATTAGTCAAACTGAATTTTAAAGTCCAGTGTACTTAGGTGGCATCTAGCTGGACTGGATATGAGGCCTTCAGGATGGTATGCACTGCACTCGATCTTGGCCCTCCTCCTCGGATGTATCTGAGGTGCTGGAAGACTCATCCAACTCTTCTTCATCTGGGAACTCAGCTCCATGATCTCTCCAGCCGGGTTGATGAGCTCTCTGTAACAGGTGACGCATGAGGAACTGAAGCATGTGGTTGTCAAACAAGTCCGTATAGTTCAAGTTATCTTCATCTCGCTCCTGCTTGTTCTTCTTAATCACATCTTTTAACCCAGTAAGCTCAGTGGCAGTTTTAGCTGTGGGTGTCCAGATCTTGACATGCTGATCTAGGCCACTGGTCGCCAACACAGGTAGGTAAGGGTGGGGTTCAAGACAGTTTACTATATCTCCTCCGTCCCCCTCCATGAACTGGATGATCTGGGAGGATGATTTCTCCCAGAAGAAGACGTGCCCACAATCACTACCGCTCATGACAAACTCACTCCGGGGGCCATAGAAATTAACACATTTGATTGTGTCATTATTTCTGTGCCCCTTATATCTCTTAACATATTGAGCACCATCACTGAGAGAGGAGTTGAAGAGGTAAATATCTTCATCACTGTAGCTGGCCAGGAGCTCTGTGCCATCGTGGCTGTACACAACACAGGTGATGTTTGTTGGGACATCACAATAAACCAGATGATGAGGAGTGAATTTCTTGAGTActccattgttttctttcttatcaaTTCTCCTCTGGTCATAAATCCTTACAAACTGATCATGTCCACCCACTGCAAATTGGTAAATATTGGCAGGATTCATAGAGATTGTATACAGTCCGACTTTCTTATCATTTTCTCTTGTTACCACAACTTTTGAAGCTGGCCGGTCTTGCCTGAGGTCAATGGTGAACACAACGGCATCTTCACCTGAAGTGAGGAACTTATAAGgagagtctggctccagagccaacTCGTGGGCAGGTCCCCTGTGCTTGGCCACACACTTAGTATTCTCACAATATGATGCATTAATTAGTTCTGCTACCCGTACCTGTCCATCATGGCCACACATGGCCAGAGTGGAATCACCACAGTTAGGAAAGAACTTAGCCTGGATGACATTAATATCGTGACCACTCT
The Gorilla gorilla gorilla isolate KB3781 chromosome X, NHGRI_mGorGor1-v2.1_pri, whole genome shotgun sequence genome window above contains:
- the DCAF8L1 gene encoding DDB1- and CUL4-associated factor 8-like protein 1, whose translation is MSHQEGSTDGLPDLVTESLFSSPEEQSGVAPVTAASSDIEMAATEPSTGDGGDTRDGGFPNDASTENQNTDPENSTEDFELESVEDFEHFLMSGEGLFDYPLVGEEETEREEEEEEMEEEEGEEEEQPRVCPRCGGANHDQCLLEEDQALEEWISSETSALPRSRWQVLTALRQRQLGSSARFVYEACGARAFVQRFRLQYLLGSHAGSVSTIHFNQRGTRLASSGGDLRVIVWDWVRQKPVLNFESGHDINVIQAKFFPNCGDSTLAMCGHDGQVRVAELINASYCENTKCVAKHRGPAHELALEPDSPYKFLTSGEDAVVFTIDLRQDRPASKVVVTRENDKKVGLYTISMNPANIYQFAVGGHDQFVRIYDQRRIDKKENNGVLKKFTPHHLVYCDVPTNITCVVYSHDGTELLASYSDEDIYLFNSSLSDGAQYVKRYKGHRNNDTIKCVNFYGPRSEFVMSGSDCGHVFFWEKSSSQIIQFMEGDGGDIVNCLEPHPYLPVLATSGLDQHVKIWTPTAKTATELTGLKDVIKKNKQERDEDNLNYTDLFDNHMLQFLMRHLLQRAHQPGWRDHGAEFPDEEELDESSSTSDTSEEEGQDRVQCIPS